From Microbacterium sp. CGR2:
GAATCCGAGTTGCGGGCGCTGGCCGAGCAGCTCGTGCCAGGGCGCGTCCATTTCGGCGGCCTTGTGGGGCCGGCAGAGTCGGCCTCCTGGATTCGCGGGTCCGTGGCTGCCCTCGTCAGCATCGTCCCGGGTATCGGCTACGACTTCGCTCGACCGACGAAGACGTATGCGGCGGCGGCCGTCGGCACGCCGGTGCTCTTCGCCGGTGCGGATACCGGGGGACAGGTCGTGCGCGGCGGAGACCTGGGCGAGGCAGTGGGGTTCGACGCGCACGAGGTCGGCGCAGCGATGCGGCGTTTGCTCGCGGCGTGGGCCGACGGTTCAACCGAGCGCACGCGTCCTGACCGCGTCGCATGGGCGGTCGGCAACGCCTCGTTGCGCACAGTGGGGGAGCGGGCTGCCGAAGTCGTTCGCGGCGCGCATCGAGGTTCGCGCCGCGGCGGCCAGTAGAATCTCGTCAGTGCTGCCTCTCCCGGGCGGCGTGCTAGGAGCCCCCCTTGACTGAAACCTCCCGTGTGCGGATCGTCGATTCCGCCGACGTTTCTCCCGACGCCGTGATCGGTGCCGGTTCATCGATCTGGCACCTCGCGCAGGTGCGCGAGGGCGTCCGGATGGGTGAGAACTGCATCGTCGGGCGCGGCGCCTACGTCGGCACCGGTGTCGAGATGGGCGACAACTGCAAAGTACAGAACTACGCTCTCGTCTACGAGCCCGCAAAGCTCGGTGACGGTGTGTTCATCGGTCCGGCCGTCGTCCTCACCAATGACACCTACCCCCGCGCGATAAACCCCGACGGATCGATCAAGAGTGCCCACGACTGGGAACCGGTCGGGGTGACGATCGAGCGCGGCGCATCGATCGGCGCGCGCGCCACGTGCGTCGCCCCCGTGACGATCGGCGCCTGGGCCACGGTCGCTGCCGGGGCGGTCGTCGTCAAGGACGTCCCCTCGTACGCGCTCGTGGTCGGCGTGCCTGCCCGGCGCATCGGCTGGGTGGGGGAGGCCGGTGTCCCTTTGGCACCAGGTGAAACCGCAGACATCTGGGTCTGCCCGTCCACGGGCACCCGGTACATCGAAGCAGCAGGCATTTTGAGCAAGGAGACCGTGTGAGCGATTTCATTCCCCCCGCGAAGCCCATCATCGGCGACGACGAGCGCGAGGCCGTCGACCGCGTCCTGCGCAGTGGCATGGTCGCCCAAGGCCCTGAAGTGGCGGCGTTCGAACAGGAGTTCTCGGCGCATTTCGTCCCGGGTCGCCCGTCGGTCGCGGTGAACTCCGGCACGGCCGGTCTGCATCTCGGGCTGCTCGCTGCCGGTGTGGGCGCCGGCGACGAGGTCATCGTGCCGTCGTTCACATTCGCAGCGACCGGAAACTCCGTCGCGCTGACCGGAGCGACTCCGGTCTTCGTCGACATCGAGCCCGAGACCTTCACCCTCGACCCCGACGCTGTGGCGGCAGCGATCACACCCAAGACCAAGGGCATCCTGCCGGTGCACCTCTACGGTCACCCCGGTCGCATGCGCGAGCTCGAGGCGCTCGCCGCCGAGCGCGACGTCGCCCTTTACGAGGACGCCGCACAGGCTCATGGCGCATCGCTCGACGGACGCCCGGTGGGCTCCTTCGGCGAGTTCGCGATGTTCAGCCTGTACCCGACGAAGAACATGACCAGCGGCGAGGGCGGCATGGTCACGACAGCGACGGATGAGATCGCCCGTCAGGTGAAGCTGCTTCGCAATCAGGGCATGGAACGGCAGTATGAGAACGAGATCATCGGCTTCAATGCCCGTATGACCGACATCCACGCCGCCATCGGCCGCGTGCAGCTGACCAAGGTCGACGGCTGGACCGCCACCCGGCAGTCCAACGCGGCGTTCCTCGACGCGAACCTCGAGGGCGTCGTCGTCCCGCCCGTTGCCGACGGCGCTGTGCACGTCTATCACCAGTACACGATTCGAGTGCCCGAAGATCGCGATGGCTTCGTCGCCGCGCTGAAGAACGAGTACAACGTCGGAGCCGGGGTCTACTACCCGATCCCGAACCACCGTCTGCCCTCGCTCGCGCACTTCGCCCCCGGACTGGATCTGCCGGAGACCGAGCGCGCCGCGCGCGAGGTCGCGTCGCTGCCCGTGCACCCTTCGCTCAGCCAGGACGACCTCGAACGCATCGTCGCCGCGGTCAACGCCCTCTCGAAGGCAGGCGTCTGATGGTCCTGCGCGCCGGCCTGCTCGGCGTGGGGATGATGGGGCGCCACCATGCGCGAGTGCTTCGCGAGATCGAGGGAGTCGAACTCGTCGCGATCGCCGACCCGGGCGGGGACCCGCACGGGGTCGCCGGAGACCTCCGGATCCTTCCCGACATCGAGGCCTTGATCGCCGCCGGCATCGATATCGCCGTCGTCGCGGTCCCCACCAGGTTCCACGAGGATGCTGCGCTCAAGCTCGCGGCTGCCGGTGTGCACACCTTGGTCGAGAAGCCGATAGCGCACACGGTCGATGCCGGGCAGCGCATGGTGGACGCCTTCGCCTCCGCGGGTCTGGTCGGAGCGGTCGGGCACATCGAGCGTTTCAACCCGGCTGTGCAGGAGATGCGGCGCCGGATCGAAGCGGGGGACCTCGGCGCGGTGTACCAGGTCGTCACTCGTCGTCAGGGTCCGTTCCCGTCGCGAATCGCCGACGTGGGCGTCGCGAAGGACCTCGCGTCCCACGACGTCGACCTCACCGCTTGGGTCGTGCAGAGCGACTACGAGCGTGTGTTCGCCCAGACGGCTTTCAAGAGCGGCCGAGAGCACGAAGACATGATCACGATCACCGGACGCACCGAATCCGGGGTCATCGTGAACAACATCGTCAACTGGCTCAGCCCCATGAAGGAGCGCCTCACCGTGGTCACGGGAGAGAAGGGCGCATTCGTCGCCGATACCTCCACGGGCGACCTGACGTTCTATGCCAATGGCACGATCCCCCTCGAGTGGGAGTCCGTGTCGTCGTTCCGCGGGGTCTCTGAAGGAGACGTCACGCGCTATGCGTTCGCCAAGCGTGAACCGCTGCGCGTCGAGCACGAGGCCTTCCGCGATGCTGTGCTCGGTCAGCAGACCGACGTCGTCACCATGGAACAGGGCCAGCGGACGCTCGTCGTCGTCGAGGCAGCTCTCGAATCGGCTCTCACCGGACACTCGATCACACTATGAGTCGCCCGTTGGGTGCGGATACGACCCGGGCGGGCGCAGACACGACGAACAGGGCCGAGGCGCCGCGCACCGCACTGGTGCTGTCCTACTCCGACATTGCGTCCGATCCGCGGGTGCGCCGCGAAATCGACTGGCTGGTCGACGACGGATGGGTGGTCGACACACTCGGACTGGGCGAGCATCCCACGGATGAAGTGCGCGACCACTTCGCACTGGCGGATCCGCTGGCCTGGACCCGGGGGCGTGTCGGTGCGTTGCTCGTGCATCTGCTGCTTCCGGCGCGGATGCGCTTCAGAGCGCTGATGACCGCCCGGGTACCGCGCGTGCTCCGAGAGCGAGTGCGCAGCGGACACTACGATCTGGTCGTCTTCAACGAGCTCGAGTTCGCGCCATGGGTGGACGATTCCCGCGACTTCACGCCGGAGGCAGGTCGGGGGCTGCGCCATCTCGACCTGCACGAGTACCACAACCCGGACGTCCGCCGTCAGAACCTCGGCGGGAAGATCACCGGGCCGCAGTACCGATGGACGCGATCGCACATCGGATCGGCAGGCTTCACCAGCAGAACGGTCGTGAACACTCCGATCGGGCGCTTGTATGCGGACGAATTCGGCATCGCTGTGCCTGCAGAGGTCCGCAACGCACCGCCGTACGTGAGCGACCTGGAGCCCAGTGCGGTGGATGCCGACGACATCCGTCTCCTCTTCCACGGGTTGCCCAGTTGGTCGCGAGGCTTCACCGAGATCCTCGCGGCGATGCGGGAGTTGCCACCGCGTTTCTCCATGACCTTCATGTTGACGTCGAATCCGGCTGTCCACGCCCACCTGCGCAGCGAGTTGGAAACGCATCCCGCCCGCGAACGCATCCGGATCGTGCCGCCGGCGCCGATGCGCGAGATCGCTCAGCGGATCAACGAGTACGACGTCGAGATCGTGTTCTACCGGCCGAAGGGCATCAATCTGCAGTACGCCATGCCGAACAAATTCTTCGAAGCGGCGCAGGGGCGCCTTGCCCTGGTCGTCGGCGAGACCGAGACCATGGCGCCTATCGTGCGGCAGTACGGCCATGGTGTCGTCGTGCCCGAGTTCACCGCCGAGTCGCTGCGTGACACTCTCGCCGGTCTCGATGCAGAACGCGTGAGAGAGATGAAAGAGAAGGCGGCCGAGGCCGCGGCTGCGATGAACTCCGAAACCGAAGGTCGCGCCTTCCTCGCGGCGATCAAAGCGTCAGCGCGTGAATCAGAAGGTCGATGATGAAGGCCACCTGGGGTCTCTACCGTGAAGTACTGAGTGTTCTGCCGCGCAGCGCCGCACGATTCCTCGCTTATTACGCCGCCATCATGGGTGTCCTCGCTTTGATGGACGGTCTCGCGCTCGGCCTGCTCGCCGTCGTGATCGCGCCGCTCGTCAGCAACGCGCCGTTGGTCCTTCCGATCGTGGGAAGGCTGGAGGGCCCCGCCATCCTCTGGCCGCTTGGCCTTGTCTGCCTGTTGATCGTCGTCAAAGGCGTCCTCACCCTCACTCTTCAGTGGTTCGCAACGCGACGCTTCGCCCGATACGAGCTCGAACTCGGCGCTCGGGTCTTCGACGGATACATCCGCGCGCCCTGGGTGGAGCGTCTGCGCCGGAACTCCTCCGATCTTGTTCGGATCACCGACGCGAGCGTGAGCACCACCATTTCGGGATTCGTGCTGCCGGGAGCGTCTCTGATCGGGGAGTTCCTGAGCTTCTTCTCGCTCATTCTGGTGCTCGCCATCGCGCAACCGTTCGTCGGAGTGGTGACGCTTGTTTATCTCGGCGTCATCGCGCTCCTGCTGCAGCTGCAGATCTCTCGTCGATCCAAGCGAGCGGGGCTGGTCGCTCTCCGATACTCCCTGCGCTCCTCGCGGCTGATCACCGAGATGATCGGCGCGCTCAAAGAGGTCACTTTGCGCGGCAGCGCGACCGAGGTGGCGGGCGTCGTTCGCGAGAACCGCTCATTCGCGACACGAGCGCGGGCAAACTCGCAATTCCTCGCCCAAGTGCCGCGGCACATCATGGACATGGCGTTGATCGGCGGAATCGTTCTCGTCGGCGCGGCCGGGTTCATCGCAGGAGGAGACGTACAGGGCGCGATCGCGTCGATCGCTCTGTTCGGTCTGGCGGGGTTCCGACTCGCCCCGTCGCTGGTGCGCTTCCAGGGGGTGCTTCAGCAGCTCAACGTCTCGACGCCGCATGCGCAGGCGGTACTCAGCGAAGTTCGCAACTCGGATCGGTACATGGAGGCTGCGGGCACGGGAGACACCGCCTCCCTTCCGGAGGAGCCGAAGGTCCTCCGCTTCGACGACGTCAGTTTCCGGTACAGCCCGGAGGCGGATGATGCGGTGCGCGGAGTCAACCTCGAGATCCCCTTCGGCTCTCAGGTCGCGTTCGTCGGTGCGTCCGGAGCGGGGAAGTCGACCATGGTCGATCTGCTCCTCGGGCTGATCGAACCGACCAGCGGCTCCATCACCGTGGACGGGATTCCTCTCAGCGACGTCGTCAACGCCTGGCGATCGCAGATCTCGTACGTCCCCCAGGAGGTCTCGCTCTTCGATTCGACGGTGGGACAGAACGTGGCGCTGAGTTGGCGGGCGGATTTCGATCGTGATCGTGTGCGCTCCGCGCTCGACCAGGCCCAGCTGCTGCCGCTCATCGATGCACGAGACGGTGGCATCGACGGTCGCATCGGCGAGCGTGGGCTTGCCCTCTCCGGTGGGCAACGCCAGCGGCTGGGAATCGCTCGCGCTCTCTACACCGTGCCGCAGGTCCTCGTCATGGACGAGGCCACGAGCGCACTCGACACCGCGACCGAGGCAGCTGTGACCACTGCCATTGAAGCGCTGCGAGGTCGGGTGACCACCATCACGGTCGCCCATCGACTGTCGACGATCCGTCATGCAGATCGGATCTTCTTCATGCGCGACGGCCACGTCGCCGCTTCGGGGACCTTCGACGAGGTCGTCGCGGACGAATCCGAGTTCGCCATCCAGGCCGCGCTCGCGGGCCTCGTGGCCTCCGAAAGTCCTCCGCACGCGGAGGGGGAAGAAGAAAGAGAGCTCTTGCGACCCGAGGACGACGTCAATGGCTGAAGCTGAGATCATCATCGGCGTCCACAGCGCGACGCGGCCGGTGGAGCGCGCTGTCGCTTCGCTGCTCAGGAACACTCGGGAGGTGAGGGTGACCGTCATCGCCCACAATCTGGCGCCGGAGGCGATCCTCACCCGACTCGGCGACCTCGCGAAGGACTCTCGCGTGCGCGTGCTCCCGCTGGCTGATGGGGTGCGCTCGCCTGCCAACGCGTTCAACTTCGGTCTGGACAACGCCGTTGCCGGTTACGTCGGGCTCCTGGGGTCCGATGATGAGCTCGCCGACGGTGCACTCGATGCATGGCTCACCCTGGCAGAGCGCCACGATGCCGATGTCGTGATCGCTCCGATCCGCCGGGTGGAGTCAGGGGCGGTCCCTTCTCCCCGGGTGCGCCCCGGTCGAACGCACCATCTCGACGGCGATCGCGATCGACTCTTCGAGCGCACTGCGCCGCTGGGGCTGTGGCGGCGTGAGAAGTTCGACTCGTTGCGATTCACGGAGGGGCTGCCGCGAGGCGTCGATCAGTCATTCGGCCTGCACCTCTGGTTCGGCGCTGCGTCGATCGTTTTCGACCCCGCCTCGCCGCCCTACCTCGAGCACGACGACCAAGGCGATCGCGTCACCAAAGTCGTCGGTCCTGCTGCTGACGACCTTGCTTATCTCGATGCGATCGAGAGCGATCCTGTCTTCACGCGGATGTCGGCGGATGCGAAGCGAGCGGTCGCCGCGAAGATCCTCCGGGTGCACGTGATCGCTTCCATTCAGACTCACATCCGCGCGGAAGGGCTCGCCGCCGCGGACCGAGCGACGTTCGCCGCGGTCTGGAAGCGACTGGACGGATGGGCCCCGGGCGTGGGCGGCATCCTCGCGGTGCGCGACGTGCGGGTTCTTCGAGAAGCGGTGAAGTCCACGGCGACCGAGGCGTCGCTCCGGGCGGCAGTGGGGGATCGGAGCCGTTTCCTGACATTCGATGCGCTCATGCCCGCCAACCCGTTGCGGGTGCTGC
This genomic window contains:
- a CDS encoding acyltransferase encodes the protein MTETSRVRIVDSADVSPDAVIGAGSSIWHLAQVREGVRMGENCIVGRGAYVGTGVEMGDNCKVQNYALVYEPAKLGDGVFIGPAVVLTNDTYPRAINPDGSIKSAHDWEPVGVTIERGASIGARATCVAPVTIGAWATVAAGAVVVKDVPSYALVVGVPARRIGWVGEAGVPLAPGETADIWVCPSTGTRYIEAAGILSKETV
- a CDS encoding DegT/DnrJ/EryC1/StrS aminotransferase family protein; translated protein: MSDFIPPAKPIIGDDEREAVDRVLRSGMVAQGPEVAAFEQEFSAHFVPGRPSVAVNSGTAGLHLGLLAAGVGAGDEVIVPSFTFAATGNSVALTGATPVFVDIEPETFTLDPDAVAAAITPKTKGILPVHLYGHPGRMRELEALAAERDVALYEDAAQAHGASLDGRPVGSFGEFAMFSLYPTKNMTSGEGGMVTTATDEIARQVKLLRNQGMERQYENEIIGFNARMTDIHAAIGRVQLTKVDGWTATRQSNAAFLDANLEGVVVPPVADGAVHVYHQYTIRVPEDRDGFVAALKNEYNVGAGVYYPIPNHRLPSLAHFAPGLDLPETERAAREVASLPVHPSLSQDDLERIVAAVNALSKAGV
- a CDS encoding Gfo/Idh/MocA family protein, whose product is MMVLRAGLLGVGMMGRHHARVLREIEGVELVAIADPGGDPHGVAGDLRILPDIEALIAAGIDIAVVAVPTRFHEDAALKLAAAGVHTLVEKPIAHTVDAGQRMVDAFASAGLVGAVGHIERFNPAVQEMRRRIEAGDLGAVYQVVTRRQGPFPSRIADVGVAKDLASHDVDLTAWVVQSDYERVFAQTAFKSGREHEDMITITGRTESGVIVNNIVNWLSPMKERLTVVTGEKGAFVADTSTGDLTFYANGTIPLEWESVSSFRGVSEGDVTRYAFAKREPLRVEHEAFRDAVLGQQTDVVTMEQGQRTLVVVEAALESALTGHSITL
- a CDS encoding glycosyltransferase — translated: MSRPLGADTTRAGADTTNRAEAPRTALVLSYSDIASDPRVRREIDWLVDDGWVVDTLGLGEHPTDEVRDHFALADPLAWTRGRVGALLVHLLLPARMRFRALMTARVPRVLRERVRSGHYDLVVFNELEFAPWVDDSRDFTPEAGRGLRHLDLHEYHNPDVRRQNLGGKITGPQYRWTRSHIGSAGFTSRTVVNTPIGRLYADEFGIAVPAEVRNAPPYVSDLEPSAVDADDIRLLFHGLPSWSRGFTEILAAMRELPPRFSMTFMLTSNPAVHAHLRSELETHPARERIRIVPPAPMREIAQRINEYDVEIVFYRPKGINLQYAMPNKFFEAAQGRLALVVGETETMAPIVRQYGHGVVVPEFTAESLRDTLAGLDAERVREMKEKAAEAAAAMNSETEGRAFLAAIKASARESEGR
- a CDS encoding ABC transporter ATP-binding protein; its protein translation is MMKATWGLYREVLSVLPRSAARFLAYYAAIMGVLALMDGLALGLLAVVIAPLVSNAPLVLPIVGRLEGPAILWPLGLVCLLIVVKGVLTLTLQWFATRRFARYELELGARVFDGYIRAPWVERLRRNSSDLVRITDASVSTTISGFVLPGASLIGEFLSFFSLILVLAIAQPFVGVVTLVYLGVIALLLQLQISRRSKRAGLVALRYSLRSSRLITEMIGALKEVTLRGSATEVAGVVRENRSFATRARANSQFLAQVPRHIMDMALIGGIVLVGAAGFIAGGDVQGAIASIALFGLAGFRLAPSLVRFQGVLQQLNVSTPHAQAVLSEVRNSDRYMEAAGTGDTASLPEEPKVLRFDDVSFRYSPEADDAVRGVNLEIPFGSQVAFVGASGAGKSTMVDLLLGLIEPTSGSITVDGIPLSDVVNAWRSQISYVPQEVSLFDSTVGQNVALSWRADFDRDRVRSALDQAQLLPLIDARDGGIDGRIGERGLALSGGQRQRLGIARALYTVPQVLVMDEATSALDTATEAAVTTAIEALRGRVTTITVAHRLSTIRHADRIFFMRDGHVAASGTFDEVVADESEFAIQAALAGLVASESPPHAEGEEERELLRPEDDVNG
- a CDS encoding glycosyltransferase; amino-acid sequence: MAEAEIIIGVHSATRPVERAVASLLRNTREVRVTVIAHNLAPEAILTRLGDLAKDSRVRVLPLADGVRSPANAFNFGLDNAVAGYVGLLGSDDELADGALDAWLTLAERHDADVVIAPIRRVESGAVPSPRVRPGRTHHLDGDRDRLFERTAPLGLWRREKFDSLRFTEGLPRGVDQSFGLHLWFGAASIVFDPASPPYLEHDDQGDRVTKVVGPAADDLAYLDAIESDPVFTRMSADAKRAVAAKILRVHVIASIQTHIRAEGLAAADRATFAAVWKRLDGWAPGVGGILAVRDVRVLREAVKSTATEASLRAAVGDRSRFLTFDALMPANPLRVLHRHAPFRSLFGGRRVAKTVNAVVR